TCATGCTGTCAGGGGAGACTGCCAAAGGCCACTTCCCCGTGGAGGCCGTAATGATGCAGCACGCGGTAGGAACTCATAAGGAAAGGCCAATGGCCTGGGGACCCAAACCCTTTTTGGGCCCCATTGTCCCTTGCCAGCCTGACCTTCTGGTACCTGTAGATTGCACGGGAGGCCGAGGCCGCGGTGTACCACCGGCAGTTGTTTGAGGAGCTGCGCAGGGCGGCACCACTGAGCCGTGACCCCACTGAGGTGACTGCCATCGGGGCTGTGGAGGCCGCTTTCAAGTGCTGTGCTGCTGCCATCATTGTTCTGACCACTACTGGCCGGTGAGGGGGACACTGGGAAGCCCAGACAGGGCGTTGGGTTAAGGGTAGGCTGGACTGGGCCATGGACCTGAGTGTTGTCTGGCCATCAGGGATGAAGGGCAAGAAGAGAGACGGCTGTGAGGTCTAGAGGCGAGGGGGGAGGGCAGATCTTGGAGTGTACCAGGACTCAGGTCATCTAGTTCCAGAGGACTGGCAGGATGGCATCCCTGAGCATGTTGGCTTCAGGGCATTTGGGTTCCTAGGTCTCCGAGGCAAGTCCATTTAGCCTGTAGAGCCTTACAATTCTGAAGTGTTGCAGATGGGCAGTGGGTCTGAGTTCAAGTCTTTGTTCTGAATCTTAGCAATGAGACCATGGGAAACCCACCTGGACTCTATAGCCCTGCTCCGTACCCTCAGGTCTATGTCAGCCACTGTTTCTCATGGAGTTTTGAGGATTAGCAAGAGACATTAAGTACTATATAAATGCATACTCTCTGAATGGCTTTATGGTTTTTAAAGAGGTTTCTCTTTATCATATCTTTTGGTAGATTCTTATTCTGTGGTAGGATCTTGGCACCTGGCAGGACCTTGGCCAGGGAGTGCCCTTGTCAAGGGCTTTGAGTCActttttacagaggagaaaatcaAGGCCCAGAGAAGTGTGATGACTTCCTCAGGGTCACACAGCTTCCTGGTGACACCTAGAACCACAATTCAAACTTGTCTCCTATTTCAACcctctcttgctctttttttttaatatttatttttaagttatagttggacacaacaccttttatttatttatttttatggggtgctgaggatggaacccagcatctcacacatgctaggcgagtgctctaccgctgagccccagccccagcccctcttgctCTTCTTCAGCTCGGCCCAGCTTCTGTCTCGGTACCGACCTCGAGCCCCAGTCATTGCTGTCACCCGCTCCGCCCAGGCTGCCCGCCAGGTCAACCTATGCCGAGGAGTCTTCCCCTTGCTCTACAGAGAACCTCCAGAGGCCATCTGGGCAGACGATGTGGATCGCCGGGTCCAATTTGGCATTCAGAGTGGTGAGCTGCcagacctccctccctccctcctctggcaTTTGTACCCGGAGTCCCTCAACCTGGCCTCACACACCACTCAAAAAAGCCCTACCCCTCTCCTTCGATTCCAGATTGTCCTTATAAGAGTCACTAAGATTGAGGAGTAGCTGGAATGCTGGGGGTAGGGGTCAAGCTGAGAGAGAGGGCAGAGCCATCCTTAAGTCATCCAGCTGCTGTCTGTGCCGGGTGGCTGGAGCCCAGTATGACATAGGAgcaagaggagagaggagaaagctCGACAGCTGGAATGAAAATCGAATTGACAATTGTCATATGATCCTACTTGACCTCTTTGGGCAGCCTTGCTACTTAGCAACCATGCACCACCTCCCCCCATTGACACTGCACAGCTTTAAAACGCCACAGTGGTTACATTCCCTGCGGTGCCAACAGTTTGCTTCAAGTGCCTCAATTCCTACAGGGTAGCCTTGAAGGGGGTTGGGGATGGTTGCTGATTCTTATTACCAGGCTGGTCTAGGCCTCTCAATGAATAtcatcttctttcccttccccaggAAAGCTCCGTGGTTTTCTTCGTACTGGGGACCTGGTGATTGTGGTGACAGGCTGGCGACCTGGCTCTGGCTATACCAACATCATGCGAGTGCTGAGCATATCCTGAGATGCTCCTTCCCGCTCCGATCCAGTCCAACCCTTCCTCCCCACACTGCTCCCTCCAACCCACAACCCATCCACGGCCTCATTTCCCAGTCTCTCTACGCCCATATCCCTGTCCAAGATCACATCTGCCATCTAGCCTGATTGCGGGGTGTCCCCGCCTGCATTTCAGACAGGCCCTGAAAATCTGTGTCCAATTATGCACTGGCCACCCAGCAGCACCAATTGTATATTCCCCACATCCAATCTGCTCAGCCAGGCTCTAAGATGCCCTGAGCCTTTAAACCCAGCTTGGCTGCTTAATTCTATTCTTTCACGTTTCTCATCCCTGGGGTTGGGGAGCAGAGACAGGGTGATCTTGTCTAGTCTCCACTGAACTACTATTTTAAAACACTGCATATCCGTGCAGTCTGATGTTTTTCTATGTGGCCCTCACAATCAGCAGGGCATCTCCTGAGGAGAGTGACACCTCCCACTCCAGCCGGGGCAAGCTACCCCTTCATGGTGGCAGACAGTAACATCAGGGGGCCACACTTGGGGGAAGCTGGATGATCTCATCACTGACTTCACAGCCTTGAGGCTGAGCTTGCAGACTGTCTCCCCCTGGCTGCTCTCATGGCCACCTCATTGCTTTGCTGGGCCACATGCCCCCTCCTGCACCTAGAAATTCCCTCATACCCACTTTAGTCCCACACacaaaccaagagccaaaataagtgtctctattttcttttaaacccAGCTATTTAGCAGCAATTATAAAACTTCTCCCACACACCAAGAACCCCAGAACTCCCCACCCAGGAGGAAAGGAGATTTAGGGTCCTGGCCCCACATTCTTTGATACTGCAGAGTAGGAGAGGGGACAGAGTGGGTGGGTAAGGGGTTACTCTTGTCCCTGAGAAGGTAGAGGGGCTGGCTGGCTGCTCTTCCCCAGGCTTGGATACTGTGGGGCCCTCCTTACTCCTGCACCAACAGCAGACCcagaagagaaaataacaaagataaaaatagtcCCCTCCCCCTCTTGGGTGGCCCCACCTGCCTTTACCTAGGTAGGGAGAGGGTTTGATATTGCTGATGGCACTGCACAAGGACCACAAGAGTTGGTGTAGAAtggtcctgcctcctcctgctcctcccatctccctcccaggagagggGGGAAGGACAGATAAAGGATAAAATGAATCGATAAGTCAAAttagcaaatgaataaataaaattaataaataactgaataaataagacaaataaaaaaggaaagaagagatcaCATAAGGATTCGGATACTTGCCCCCTACCAAGGTGGATCTAGGCTAGCACAGTAAGGAGGTGACAATTATCCCTTAGTTTAAGGGGGGGTACGCCACTGGGGCAGGAGGCACAGGGAAGAGGCAGCTCCCAGTTTACAAAAATAACTCTACCACATGGACAGAGATCGCAGGGAACTGGGTAGATGTGTGTTCCCACTTAGAGGACATTATCTGGGTGGGTCCACAGGTGGCAGTAAGAGGGCAAAGGTAGATGCCCACACTAAGGATTCAAGACATTCATTGGCAGCAGTGAGGGCACAGGTAATTGATAGTGCCCAGCTATGCTAAGGGGACAGGAAGATAACCACACGGGGCAGAACCTGCAGGGTCATTGGCAGGGAAACAGAGATATCTAATTACTTGGCAGTGATGGTGATGGCAAGCACTTGTGCTTAATAAAGGTGGGGTCATGGATCCAGGCCTGCACCTGGCAGGACCTTGGCCAGGGAGTGCCCTTGTCAAAGGGCTTTGAGTCACTTCTACTTGGCAGTGGAGACATACAGCGCCTGGCACAGTGCCTTGAGCATGGTAGGCACTCGGTACATAGGACAAATGGATGAATGCGTTAGGATGTTAGACAGGCTGTGGATGCTCGAGCTGAGGACGCAGACTATCTTCATGGTGATAAGGACAGACATTCCCATAGGCAGTGTTTTGGGTCCTCTTGGCCTTCCCCGGGAGGCATCTGCCATTGGGCACACACTATTGCACCCCAATAGCTAAGGCCTGTGTAACCAAAGGTTTCACATGTTGGCAGAGAGCTGGGGGCCCCGGGGCGTGGCTGGCTCAGGCACTGGTGGCCTGGGGGACTGGGCTgtccctggaggcttggctaGGAGGCCTGAGGGGGGCAGCCGCTCACTTCCAGAGCCCTTCCGCCCAGGAGAGCCATCGCCTGTTGCCCGCTGAGGCAAAgagggttgggaggctgagagtgGGCGGCCCCGAGGTCCTAACCGCCGGCTACCTCCTCCTGGTGGAGGGCCCAGCAGGGACACCTGGGAGCGCCCTGCCCTGGATAGGCTGGCATGGAGGGTTCGAACTGGTGGGGCAGGCAAGCGGGAGGTGGATGCCCATGGCCCCCGAGCCAGCAGAGGGCCGCCTCGGACAGGCACCAGTGGGGAAGCTGGGGAGCCTGCTGAGAGTCGAGCAGAGCGAGCAAGGAGGGTGGCTGGAGAATCtggggagagaggcagggggCCCCGCTGGTGAGTCAGAGCAATGGCCACATTGGAGGTCACAGCAGCTGCCTGTAGAGGGGCATGCACAAGCGGTTCCCACAGCACTGGCTTCCCACTGAGCCGAGCTCCGGTGCCTGGAGCCAGACCCCGGACTCCCCGAGCCATGTCCCTGTCGTGTTGCACCAAATGCTGCTCCATGATACCGCCACTGCTGCCTGGGCTTGGCTCGGAGCGCTTCCGTTGCAGTATGGAATTCTTCTTGCCTAGAAGTTGTCCCAGGAAGGTGGAGTTAATAATAGGGAAAGAATCCAAGATAGAGGTTATGCAAGATAGAGGGATGCCAGAGAATGTGAAGGTAACCACTGTCAGGGATGGGGTTGGGGTTGAGGGTATGGAGATAGTGCTGGGGGATGGAGATCGGAAGATGGGGTTGGAAGAAGAGGTTGTGAATCAGAATTGGTGAGGTTCAGGGACTGGTGCTCAGTTGGAGGGCTCAGGGCATGGAGACTCAGGGGGATGCTTTCAGGGGTAGGACACACTGAGGGATAAGGACAGTGATCCACAGCATTGAAAGGCCTGTTGGGGGCATTTGCTGGGATTGGGTGAGCTGGGTGTGGCCCTGAAGCACTAGAGACTGTTTCTTGCTATAGAGATGGGGTTAGGCACAGCTGGGATCCAGGGGAGACAGATCTCACCTATGCGGCGCAGCCGATCCATTGCCACGGTCTCAAAAGCCCTGCGCATCATAGGAAACTCCTCAAGCACTGCATTGAAGTGGTCCACACTAAGTGAGTAGAGTCGGCAGTAGGTGTCGGCCCGCACACTGGCTGTGCGCCGGCCCCGGGTCAACAGGCAGATCTCTGCAGAAGTAGGAAGAAGGCTCAGAACCCATTTCCAGAGCTCCCTCTCACTGGGACTGCACCAGCTGACCCAGAAGTCTCAGGATTCTCCCTAGACTTGGGAGAAACTAAAGCTTTTCCCCACCCCTCGGTCCTTAAATGCTCCAAACATGTCTCTCTCCAGACCTGTAAACAAATTTCTGGATGCCTGCTTCCTGTCTTTCTCACtctgcttttttcctttcctttttcttttttttctccccagcacTAGGGATGAGACCAGAGGTactccctaccactgagttagagCCCCAGCCCAGAcccctgcactttttttttttttcagacagggtcttgctaagttgcccaggctggttttgaacttgcaatcctctcaccctagcctcctgagcagctgacattacaggcatacactaccATGCGCGGTCACTCTCTCAAAGCTGACAAACAGGCAGATCTGGCTGGCCTCCAGACTCCTACTTTAATGCCCAGCCCAGCCTCACTGCTCTACCCCAGGAGGAGACCTGGGGCAGCTCACTCCTCCAACCTCTTGAATAAACACTAAGGGTTACCTTGGAGGATAAAAATAATGCTACAGGAGTCGAGTGTAACAGATGGGGGTGCTGGGGGATGGTGGGTGTTTTGGGGGCTGAGAGGTTATATGAGTCTCAAGTCCCTTTTTGGGACGCTGGTAGAACTGCCCCTACTGCCACAGGCTGGGTCCCTGAATCCTAATACCAGGGCATCTCCACAAAGTTCAAATGCCCAGGGAAGCTCTGCTTCATTCCTATTTTCCCCTCAACTCATAGGATTCTTGGATTCACTGGCTAAGAGTCTTAAAAAGCCCTCTGTCTCAATAATTTGTGACCTGACTATGCACTGGAAACTCctgagaagctttaaaaaaatacagctccccccacccccaggccccaaGCCTAGAGATTCTAAGCATGCTGGGAAGGGACTGGAACCCTGGTTGTACAGCACAGCCAGAGGGGATCCTGATCCCAGGGAGCATTTGCCCAGTCTCCGGTGTTTGTGAtccaccctcctccctccttgaGATCTGCTAACCCCCAAAGTAGGATCCATCAGTGAGGCGGGTGTCCCGGGCACCACGTGCCAGCACACTGAGCAGCCCGTGCTGGATGAAGTACATCTTCCTGCCCACGGAGCCCTCACGCACCACAAGGTCCCCCGGCTGGAAGACCTCAAAGCGTAGCTTGGTGAGCACCGCGGTGACGAAGCTGGGGTCAGCATGGGCGAACAGTGGCATATGGGCCACCAGGCCTCGGCAGGTGAAATTAATGATCTCCtgggcaggggaggggcctgTCAGGTAGGCTGTGCCGCCTGCCCTAAGATTCCTCCAATGAGCTGTCTCCAGAAACCCCACCCTGGGGTCAAGATCTGCCAGAGGATGGGGATGCTACAGTGGGCCTGGGACCATTCCTAAGCTCCTGTCTTCAAAGCCCTCCCACGGGCCTGGGTGGAACCATCTCCCCAAAACAGAAATCCCTATAGCCCCACCCATGCATATATCACCCATAAGGCCTTCAAGAAAGTCTCTTAACTCCATAAGGCCCCCCACATACCTGACCTCCCAGGGGGCCCTCTACAGGCCTTACTCCCTATAAGAGTACCTACTGATCAGTTCCTCCTGCCCTGAGAAACAGCACCCCCAGAAACCCAGATCCTTGAAGAGCCCCCGTCAAGGGCCCAGCCCGGCCCCACCTCCCGCAGTGGTTCGCTCAGCTCGCCCAGGATGCTCTCCTCGTCGAACATCTTGCCCTGGTAGCGGTGCTCATAGTACTCATGGATGCGCTGCCGGGTGTCAGCCGGCAGCTTGTGGAAGGACATGTACTGCTCCACCTGCTTATACTGGAGGGCCGACCCATGG
This genomic interval from Urocitellus parryii isolate mUroPar1 chromosome 11, mUroPar1.hap1, whole genome shotgun sequence contains the following:
- the Hcn3 gene encoding potassium/sodium hyperpolarization-activated cyclic nucleotide-gated channel 3 isoform X2; this encodes MEAEQRPAAGAGEGTTPGLEAAPPTAPTPATAASGPIPGSAPEPKRRQLGTLLQPTVNKFSLRVFGSHKAVEIEQERVKSAGAWIIHPYSDFRFYWDLIMLLLMVGNLIVLPVGITFFKEENSPPWIVFNVLSDTFFLLDLVLNFRTGIVVEEGAEILLAPRAIRTRYLRTWFLVDLISSIPVDYIFLVVELEPRLDAEVYKTARALRIVRFTKILSLLRLLRLSRLIRYIHQWEEIFHMTYDLASAVVRIFNLIGMMLLLCHWDGCLQFLVPMLQDFPPDCWVSMNRMVYKQVEQYMSFHKLPADTRQRIHEYYEHRYQGKMFDEESILGELSEPLREEIINFTCRGLVAHMPLFAHADPSFVTAVLTKLRFEVFQPGDLVVREGSVGRKMYFIQHGLLSVLARGARDTRLTDGSYFGEICLLTRGRRTASVRADTYCRLYSLSVDHFNAVLEEFPMMRRAFETVAMDRLRRIGKKNSILQRKRSEPSPGSSGGIMEQHLVQHDRDMARGVRGLAPGTGARLSGKPVLWEPLVHAPLQAAAVTSNVAIALTHQRGPLPLSPDSPATLLARSARLSAGSPASPLVPVRGGPLLARGPWASTSRLPAPPVRTLHASLSRAGRSQVSLLGPPPGGGSRRLGPRGRPLSASQPSLPQRATGDGSPGRKGSGSERLPPSGLLAKPPGTAQSPRPPVPEPATPRGPQLSANM
- the Hcn3 gene encoding potassium/sodium hyperpolarization-activated cyclic nucleotide-gated channel 3 isoform X1 — translated: MEAEQRPAAGAGEGTTPGLEAAPPTAPTPATAASGPIPGSAPEPKRRQLGTLLQPTVNKFSLRVFGSHKAVEIEQERVKSAGAWIIHPYSDFRFYWDLIMLLLMVGNLIVLPVGITFFKEENSPPWIVFNVLSDTFFLLDLVLNFRTGIVVEEGAEILLAPRAIRTRYLRTWFLVDLISSIPVDYIFLVVELEPRLDAEVYKTARALRIVRFTKILSLLRLLRLSRLIRYIHQWEEIFHMTYDLASAVVRIFNLIGMMLLLCHWDGCLQFLVPMLQDFPPDCWVSMNRMVNHSWGRQYSHALFKAMSHMLCIGYGQQAPVGMPDVWLTMLSMIVGATCYAMFIGHATALIQSLDSSRRQYQEKYKQVEQYMSFHKLPADTRQRIHEYYEHRYQGKMFDEESILGELSEPLREEIINFTCRGLVAHMPLFAHADPSFVTAVLTKLRFEVFQPGDLVVREGSVGRKMYFIQHGLLSVLARGARDTRLTDGSYFGEICLLTRGRRTASVRADTYCRLYSLSVDHFNAVLEEFPMMRRAFETVAMDRLRRIGKKNSILQRKRSEPSPGSSGGIMEQHLVQHDRDMARGVRGLAPGTGARLSGKPVLWEPLVHAPLQAAAVTSNVAIALTHQRGPLPLSPDSPATLLARSARLSAGSPASPLVPVRGGPLLARGPWASTSRLPAPPVRTLHASLSRAGRSQVSLLGPPPGGGSRRLGPRGRPLSASQPSLPQRATGDGSPGRKGSGSERLPPSGLLAKPPGTAQSPRPPVPEPATPRGPQLSANM